The following coding sequences lie in one Alicyclobacillus curvatus genomic window:
- a CDS encoding deoxyribonuclease IV, with protein MYQTTSTPSRHSLWYRHPDKGAKPVSDSASNSSKQTPSILLGANVSIAKTGLLAAVNETIEYDANTYMIYTRSNRGGKARPITEFNRDEALALMSEHSIANPVVHLSYLVNLASPKEDTWQYGIDVLTEEIQRVEYLGFRYIVMHPGSHVGEGVDYAINRIAEALNQIITGDEKLTICLETMAGDGSKVGNSLEEIAEIISRVKHNHVLGVCIDTCHNYSYGYDVVNDFDGFLTRFDDVIGLDRLKCAHINDSKNPFDSKKDRHANVGEGSLGLDALKRIVHHDVMRGIPQILETPAGKYKEEIELLLGRDEA; from the coding sequence ATGTACCAGACTACTTCAACGCCGTCACGTCATTCACTTTGGTACCGGCATCCTGACAAAGGAGCGAAACCCGTGTCTGATTCAGCATCTAATTCGAGCAAACAGACCCCGTCCATTCTTCTCGGGGCCAATGTATCCATCGCCAAGACTGGCTTACTTGCGGCAGTCAATGAAACCATCGAATACGACGCCAACACCTACATGATATACACGCGCAGCAACCGCGGCGGCAAAGCCCGTCCCATCACTGAGTTCAACCGCGATGAGGCGCTCGCACTCATGTCTGAACATAGCATTGCAAATCCCGTTGTCCACCTCTCCTACCTCGTCAACCTCGCCAGCCCCAAGGAGGACACGTGGCAGTACGGCATCGACGTGCTGACGGAGGAGATACAGCGGGTGGAGTACCTCGGATTTCGCTATATCGTGATGCACCCAGGCAGCCATGTTGGCGAGGGAGTGGACTATGCCATCAACCGGATCGCCGAAGCCCTGAACCAAATCATCACTGGCGACGAAAAGTTGACCATCTGCCTCGAGACGATGGCTGGGGACGGATCTAAGGTAGGCAATTCCCTAGAGGAAATTGCCGAGATTATATCGCGGGTGAAGCACAACCACGTCCTCGGTGTGTGTATCGACACCTGCCATAATTACAGCTACGGCTACGATGTCGTCAACGACTTCGACGGCTTCCTGACTCGGTTCGACGACGTGATTGGACTCGATAGGCTGAAATGTGCGCATATCAACGACTCGAAAAATCCGTTTGATTCAAAGAAAGACAGGCATGCGAATGTCGGAGAAGGATCTCTTGGGCTCGATGCCCTGAAACGCATTGTGCATCACGATGTCATGCGCGGCATCCCGCAGATTCTTGAGACACCAGCCGGAAAGTACAAGGAGGAGATAGAGCTTCTGCTGGGGCGGGACGAGGCGTAG
- a CDS encoding 4Fe-4S binding protein: MAFVITSPCIDEKAADCVETCPVDCIHEGEDQYYIDPDTCIDCGACEAVCPVSAIFQEDFVPDEEKSFIAKNREFFQK; encoded by the coding sequence GTGGCATTCGTCATCACATCTCCGTGTATCGACGAGAAAGCAGCAGATTGCGTCGAGACATGCCCAGTGGATTGCATCCACGAGGGAGAAGACCAATACTACATCGACCCGGATACCTGCATCGACTGCGGTGCTTGCGAAGCTGTTTGTCCAGTATCCGCCATTTTCCAAGAGGACTTTGTTCCTGACGAAGAGAAGTCCTTCATCGCGAAAAATCGCGAATTCTTCCAGAAGTAA
- a CDS encoding insulinase family protein has translation MGEFQVYHRGRLHVHLLQTTQFRTRHLSLKICRPLHRDSVTKSAMIPYLWMDGTSRLPSPLDIARYSDELFGALIRTNVGKRGPLQLAEVYASVPEESRAEEARGVFDDVVKLSLELATDPLRGPSGFSTEFVKREKSLHQKRIASQADDKIAYAMEKCTLHVCRGLPEGLPRLGFEEDIEALTPAELWAAHEQLLKESDVYLYIVGDIKEPDAMGEQLLEQLERQLPAASAASATSLGSAAVSKELVRAIPADGRGDEPEFITERQQVQQGKLNFGFRTGVSYDDEDYPALLVANGILGGFPHSKLFRNVREKESLAYYASSRLDGLSGIVAIQTGIEPGVAERAQQIILEQVDAMKQGDVSDEELHLTQGALANQYRQVMDQPVSRLEIHFSGTLAGIDRDVETLMKRMHEVSREDVVRASNRLRLDTVYFLSSQEGETHGN, from the coding sequence ATGGGTGAATTTCAGGTCTACCATCGTGGGCGGTTGCACGTTCACCTGCTGCAGACAACGCAGTTTCGAACGCGCCACTTGTCCCTTAAGATCTGCCGACCGCTGCATCGCGATTCCGTGACCAAGTCGGCGATGATTCCGTACTTGTGGATGGACGGTACCTCCCGTCTTCCAAGTCCGCTCGACATTGCCCGTTACTCGGATGAACTGTTTGGCGCCCTCATCCGGACCAATGTTGGCAAGCGAGGGCCGCTGCAACTCGCGGAAGTTTACGCTTCCGTGCCTGAGGAGTCGCGGGCAGAAGAAGCGAGAGGCGTATTTGACGACGTTGTGAAACTGTCTCTCGAACTCGCGACCGATCCGCTGCGTGGCCCCAGCGGCTTCTCCACCGAGTTTGTGAAGCGGGAGAAGTCGCTGCACCAAAAGCGGATCGCCAGTCAAGCGGACGACAAAATCGCCTATGCGATGGAAAAATGCACACTCCACGTCTGTCGCGGTCTCCCGGAAGGACTGCCTCGACTGGGTTTCGAAGAAGACATCGAGGCTTTGACACCAGCGGAATTATGGGCAGCGCACGAACAGTTGCTGAAGGAATCGGACGTCTACTTGTATATCGTCGGCGACATCAAGGAACCCGATGCGATGGGTGAACAACTGCTCGAGCAACTTGAACGCCAGTTGCCTGCGGCAAGCGCGGCAAGCGCGACCAGTCTGGGAAGCGCAGCAGTTTCGAAGGAGCTGGTACGCGCGATTCCCGCAGACGGCCGGGGAGATGAGCCTGAGTTCATCACAGAGCGTCAACAGGTGCAACAGGGGAAACTCAATTTCGGATTTCGCACGGGCGTGTCGTACGATGACGAGGACTACCCGGCTTTGCTCGTGGCAAACGGCATTCTCGGTGGGTTCCCGCATTCGAAGTTGTTTCGCAACGTACGCGAGAAGGAAAGCCTCGCCTACTATGCGTCCAGTCGTTTGGACGGCCTCAGTGGCATTGTCGCCATCCAGACGGGAATTGAGCCAGGCGTTGCCGAGCGGGCGCAGCAAATCATCCTCGAGCAAGTGGATGCCATGAAGCAAGGCGATGTCTCAGATGAGGAACTGCATCTGACACAGGGTGCGTTGGCGAATCAGTACCGTCAGGTCATGGATCAACCGGTTTCGCGCCTCGAAATCCACTTCAGCGGGACCTTGGCGGGTATCGATAGGGACGTGGAAACACTGATGAAGCGGATGCATGAAGTTTCGCGGGAGGATGTGGTCCGGGCGAGCAATCGCTTGCGTCTCGACACCGTCTATTTCTTGTCCAGCCAGGAGGGGGAGACACATGGAAATTAA
- a CDS encoding diadenosine tetraphosphate hydrolase, giving the protein MRRITLADGRMVEVECLSCAVTSGLVTPAGGVIYEDKYFHAHQDVAYPVPGLVILASKRHFYRMDELTEIEATRYITLIKRIRTAQSEQLGISHVYYFYNEDTTHHFHLWMVPRYEWMGQFGDSVESLRPSLLHARTSMNDKDNISHVLDCIDKLRRALSS; this is encoded by the coding sequence ATGAGGAGAATAACATTGGCGGATGGCCGGATGGTTGAAGTCGAGTGTCTAAGCTGCGCCGTAACCAGCGGGTTGGTTACGCCCGCGGGCGGGGTGATTTACGAGGATAAGTACTTCCATGCACATCAAGACGTCGCTTACCCCGTTCCAGGCTTAGTGATTTTAGCTTCGAAACGGCATTTTTACCGGATGGATGAACTGACAGAGATAGAGGCGACTCGATATATTACCCTAATTAAGAGGATTAGGACGGCCCAATCTGAACAGCTCGGAATCAGTCACGTATATTATTTCTACAACGAGGATACAACCCACCACTTCCACCTGTGGATGGTTCCAAGGTACGAGTGGATGGGGCAGTTTGGTGATTCGGTAGAGTCTCTACGGCCATCACTATTGCATGCCAGAACCTCGATGAACGATAAGGACAACATATCTCATGTCCTGGATTGTATAGATAAACTGCGTCGTGCCCTATCCTCTTAG
- a CDS encoding methylmalonyl-CoA mutase family protein has product MPYFPSRPIRFVTASSLFDGHDASINIMRRILQSSGCEVIHLGHNRSVDEIVTAAIAEDADGIAISSYQGGHVEFFKYMVELLKERDAAHILVFGGGGGVIVQDEIRDLESYGVKKIYSPDDGRRLGLQGMINHMIRSCESEAKVAKAASPEAIQSIVQSVDALSANNPKAVARLVTLVEDHTEMPESDYLNLLARLKERANQAPVLGITGTGGAGKSSLTDELIRRFLQGFPSKRVAVFSIDPSRQKTGGALLGDRIRMNAIHHNNIYMRSLATRHSKTELSDAVGEAVLVAKAAGFDWVIIETSGIGQGDADIVSVSDVSLYVMTAEYGAPSQLEKIDMLDYADVVAINKSDRRGSEDALRHVRKQVQRNRGAFHDPLDSMPVYGTVASQFNDPGTNVLYRAVIDVLRSKTGVDWESHLSIANQTERHPAIIPGERSQYLLDVVRTVRDYHQHVEGQAKLARQAYQVQGTQRQLQARSDVAENQNSDGSVVTNVLQGLYDELWSQLDRESQVILDTWAEKRSQYRADELVTKVRDKEIRTQLYTTSLSGTRIPKVVLPNYEDWGDIVRFSMLENVPGEFPYTAGVFPFKRTEEEPKRQFAGEGTPERTNRRFHYLSQNDPAKRLSTAFDSVTLYGEDPDYRPDIYGKVGESGVSICTLEDMRKLYAGFDLCAPNTSVSMTINGPAPTILAMYLNTAILQQMDKFREDTDREPNEDERAAILERTLQTVRGTVQADILKEDQGQNTCIFSTEFALRMMGDIQQYFIENRVRNYYSVSISGYHIAEAGANPITQLAFTLANAFTYVEYYLSRGMNIDDFAPNLSFFFSNGMDPEYTVIGRVARRIWAIAMKDKYGANDRSQKLKYHIQTSGRSLHAQEVDFNDIRTTLQALIAIYDNCNSLHTNAYDEAVTTPTEASVRRAMAIQMIINREFGLAKNENPLQGAFIIDELTSLVEDAVLEEFLRINDRGGVLGAMETQYQRSKIQEESLYYESLKHSGELPIIGVNTYINPETLREDYNAPKLELARATKEEKEQQIHNLKAFQAQHADEVEEALQRLKQVAQSGGNLFEELMKTVQVASLGQITHALYEVGGKYRRNM; this is encoded by the coding sequence ATGCCGTACTTCCCATCCAGGCCCATCCGCTTTGTCACGGCTTCGAGTCTCTTTGACGGCCATGACGCGTCCATTAACATCATGCGACGCATTCTTCAGTCCTCTGGTTGTGAGGTCATTCACCTTGGTCACAACCGATCCGTTGACGAAATTGTCACCGCAGCCATCGCGGAGGACGCCGACGGCATTGCCATCAGCTCGTACCAAGGGGGCCACGTAGAGTTTTTCAAATACATGGTGGAACTGTTGAAAGAGCGCGACGCCGCGCACATCCTCGTTTTCGGGGGCGGCGGGGGTGTCATTGTGCAAGACGAGATTCGCGACCTTGAATCCTACGGTGTCAAAAAGATTTACTCACCGGATGACGGCCGCAGACTCGGTCTTCAGGGCATGATTAACCACATGATCCGCTCCTGCGAATCTGAAGCCAAAGTCGCGAAAGCAGCATCACCCGAGGCGATTCAAAGCATCGTTCAAAGCGTCGATGCGCTCTCTGCAAACAACCCGAAGGCCGTCGCGCGCCTCGTGACCTTGGTGGAAGACCACACCGAGATGCCGGAAAGTGACTATTTGAATCTCTTGGCCCGCCTCAAGGAGCGAGCGAACCAAGCGCCTGTGCTTGGCATCACCGGCACGGGCGGCGCAGGCAAGTCGTCCCTCACAGACGAACTCATCAGACGATTCCTTCAAGGCTTCCCAAGCAAGCGCGTTGCGGTGTTTTCGATTGACCCATCCCGGCAAAAGACGGGTGGGGCACTGCTTGGCGACCGCATCCGAATGAACGCAATTCACCACAACAACATCTACATGCGCAGTCTCGCCACGCGGCACTCGAAGACCGAGCTGTCGGACGCGGTGGGGGAAGCCGTGCTGGTGGCGAAGGCCGCTGGATTTGATTGGGTCATCATCGAGACAAGCGGCATTGGCCAGGGTGACGCAGACATTGTCTCCGTCTCCGACGTGTCACTCTACGTGATGACGGCCGAGTACGGGGCGCCGTCGCAGCTTGAGAAAATCGATATGCTCGATTACGCCGACGTCGTGGCTATCAACAAGTCAGATCGGCGCGGATCGGAAGATGCCCTCCGGCACGTACGCAAACAAGTACAGCGAAACCGCGGTGCATTTCACGATCCGCTCGACTCCATGCCGGTCTACGGCACAGTCGCCAGTCAGTTCAACGATCCCGGAACAAACGTCCTCTACCGCGCAGTCATCGATGTGCTGCGCAGCAAGACCGGTGTGGACTGGGAAAGCCACCTGTCCATCGCTAATCAGACAGAGCGGCATCCGGCAATTATTCCGGGCGAGCGGAGTCAATACCTGCTCGACGTTGTTCGAACCGTGCGGGACTACCACCAACATGTGGAGGGACAGGCGAAACTCGCGCGTCAGGCGTATCAGGTCCAGGGGACACAGCGTCAGCTGCAAGCGCGCAGCGACGTGGCGGAGAATCAGAATTCCGACGGATCGGTCGTGACAAACGTCCTACAGGGCCTCTACGACGAACTGTGGAGCCAGCTTGACCGGGAGAGTCAGGTGATTCTCGACACTTGGGCGGAGAAACGCAGTCAGTACCGGGCCGACGAATTGGTGACGAAGGTGCGCGACAAGGAGATCCGCACACAGCTTTACACCACGTCTTTGTCGGGAACACGCATCCCGAAGGTCGTCCTGCCGAATTACGAAGACTGGGGAGACATTGTCCGCTTCTCGATGCTTGAAAATGTGCCGGGTGAGTTTCCTTATACCGCTGGCGTGTTTCCGTTTAAACGCACAGAGGAGGAACCGAAACGCCAGTTTGCGGGCGAAGGCACACCAGAGCGTACGAATCGCCGGTTCCATTACCTGTCGCAAAATGACCCTGCCAAGCGCTTGTCTACCGCATTTGACAGTGTGACCTTGTACGGGGAAGATCCCGATTATCGACCCGACATCTATGGCAAGGTTGGTGAAAGCGGCGTCAGCATCTGTACGCTCGAAGACATGCGGAAACTGTACGCGGGGTTTGACCTGTGTGCACCAAACACAAGTGTCTCCATGACCATCAACGGACCGGCGCCGACGATTCTGGCCATGTATTTGAACACGGCCATTCTGCAACAAATGGATAAGTTTCGTGAAGACACGGACCGGGAGCCAAACGAGGATGAGCGCGCCGCCATCCTGGAACGGACGCTGCAGACCGTTCGCGGAACCGTCCAGGCGGACATCTTAAAGGAAGATCAGGGACAAAACACCTGCATCTTCTCGACAGAATTTGCGCTTCGCATGATGGGCGACATTCAACAGTATTTCATCGAAAATCGCGTGCGCAATTACTATTCCGTGAGCATCAGCGGCTACCACATTGCGGAAGCCGGGGCCAACCCGATTACGCAGTTGGCATTCACGTTGGCGAATGCCTTTACGTACGTGGAGTACTACCTGAGCCGCGGCATGAACATCGATGACTTCGCGCCGAACCTGTCGTTCTTCTTTAGTAACGGGATGGATCCGGAGTACACCGTCATTGGCCGCGTCGCACGCCGCATCTGGGCCATCGCGATGAAGGACAAATACGGGGCGAACGACCGCAGCCAGAAGTTAAAGTATCACATCCAGACGTCCGGGCGTTCACTGCATGCGCAGGAAGTGGATTTCAACGACATCCGCACGACGTTGCAAGCTCTGATTGCCATCTACGACAATTGTAACTCTCTGCATACAAACGCCTATGACGAAGCGGTGACCACACCGACAGAGGCATCTGTGCGTCGGGCAATGGCGATTCAGATGATTATCAACCGCGAGTTTGGATTGGCGAAAAACGAAAATCCACTTCAAGGTGCGTTCATCATTGATGAACTGACCAGCCTGGTGGAAGATGCGGTGCTTGAGGAGTTCCTTCGCATCAATGATAGAGGCGGCGTGCTTGGCGCCATGGAGACGCAGTACCAACGGAGCAAGATACAGGAGGAGTCCCTGTATTATGAAAGCCTGAAGCATTCTGGCGAACTGCCCATCATCGGGGTGAACACGTACATCAACCCGGAAACGCTTCGTGAAGATTACAACGCTCCAAAACTGGAGCTGGCTCGAGCCACGAAGGAAGAGAAGGAGCAGCAGATTCACAACCTGAAGGCATTTCAGGCCCAGCACGCTGACGAAGTCGAGGAAGCTTTGCAACGCCTCAAGCAGGTCGCGCAGAGCGGCGGCAACCTGTTTGAGGAACTGATGAAGACGGTGCAGGTTGCGAGCCTCGGCCAAATCACGCACGCGCTGTACGAGGTCGGCGGCAAATACCGCCGGAACATGTAA
- a CDS encoding TetR/AcrR family transcriptional regulator, translating into MSIEIASTVKDPERIRERREQIVKASVQLFAQKGFHKATTREIARASGLSNGALYEYVQSKEDILYLVCQHIHQEIHERLADSLSSHDVAIERLRHAVASFLSVIRDMEDEVLLIYQESKSLPSDYLRAVLQNEQAITDIFVRLLQDGRQDESVQLTEEDIPLVAHDVIVLGQLWAFRRWALRDMDFSEFVSQQTEMILRACRP; encoded by the coding sequence ATGAGCATCGAAATCGCGTCCACCGTTAAAGACCCGGAACGGATCCGTGAACGGCGGGAACAGATTGTAAAGGCATCTGTGCAACTGTTCGCGCAAAAGGGATTTCACAAAGCAACGACCAGAGAAATTGCCCGAGCCAGCGGATTGTCAAACGGCGCGCTGTACGAGTATGTGCAGTCGAAAGAGGACATCCTCTACTTGGTTTGTCAGCATATTCACCAGGAAATTCACGAGCGTCTCGCAGACAGCCTTTCCAGCCACGATGTGGCGATAGAGCGGCTGCGGCACGCAGTAGCCTCATTTCTCAGCGTTATCCGTGACATGGAAGATGAAGTACTGCTCATTTATCAAGAGAGCAAGTCTCTACCGAGCGACTATCTACGCGCGGTCTTACAGAACGAGCAGGCGATTACTGACATTTTCGTTCGGTTGCTGCAAGACGGACGCCAAGATGAATCGGTTCAACTCACGGAAGAGGACATACCGCTTGTGGCGCATGACGTGATTGTACTTGGGCAGCTGTGGGCATTTCGCAGATGGGCCCTACGGGACATGGACTTCTCAGAATTCGTATCCCAACAGACCGAAATGATACTGCGAGCATGTCGACCGTAA
- a CDS encoding MFS transporter, giving the protein MARKRAPLSRQAWWLLLISGLFALSVSLSNTFVNVYLWKVDKNFASIGRYNVAVYALQPLMFLAAAWLAKRKTSVFTFRIGILLHAAFYAVTLWGGSNLAGRPMVLGMLMGTAAGFYWCSFNELSLRFTSSDSRDRFYGMNGVVGSVAGMVAPPTAGTLISLEDKFGNLTGYHLVFGLSLALFVLGSFVSTRLSQDELGEHFNFRVMLGGLRDKDWRRVLFGSTIYGLREGVFLFLIGLLIYIATGSEMELGEFFLLQSVLSFASFFVVSRVCNAHNRGKILGVGAILLAGCATLFLIPLHTSTLLWYGGLVAICLPWFLVPLQGTIFDIIGRLDNETKDNARLEHIVMRETFSNTGRVIGVSTFLLWIAVDRSGKSIAYLAFCIGLVQLGTWWVIHRVKMTQTSSREAKLGAGSVSSASSVRVGEAGARARRGNRAGGHDEVGAGIEDGGKKSSWRNGRWPSR; this is encoded by the coding sequence GTGGCACGGAAGCGCGCGCCACTGAGCCGGCAGGCGTGGTGGCTTCTACTCATTAGCGGACTGTTCGCGCTGTCCGTTTCCCTGTCGAATACATTTGTCAACGTCTACCTATGGAAAGTGGACAAGAACTTTGCCTCGATTGGGCGGTACAATGTTGCTGTTTATGCGCTGCAGCCGCTGATGTTCTTGGCAGCAGCCTGGCTCGCCAAACGCAAGACATCGGTGTTTACCTTTCGCATTGGCATCCTGCTGCACGCCGCGTTTTATGCGGTGACACTCTGGGGCGGATCGAACCTTGCGGGTCGTCCAATGGTTCTCGGCATGCTCATGGGCACTGCTGCAGGTTTTTACTGGTGTTCCTTTAATGAGTTGAGTTTGCGTTTTACATCATCGGACTCTCGAGACCGTTTTTATGGCATGAATGGCGTTGTGGGATCCGTTGCCGGCATGGTCGCCCCCCCGACAGCCGGCACGCTCATTTCATTAGAGGACAAGTTTGGGAATCTCACCGGGTACCATCTCGTTTTTGGACTCTCCTTGGCGCTGTTCGTATTAGGGTCTTTTGTCAGCACGCGGTTATCTCAGGATGAACTCGGAGAGCACTTTAACTTTCGTGTCATGCTGGGTGGACTGCGGGACAAGGACTGGCGGCGTGTGCTGTTCGGATCGACAATTTACGGCCTGCGCGAGGGTGTGTTTCTATTTTTGATTGGGCTCCTCATTTACATCGCAACGGGCAGTGAGATGGAACTGGGTGAATTCTTTCTCCTTCAGAGTGTCCTTTCCTTTGCATCCTTCTTTGTCGTCAGTCGCGTCTGCAACGCTCACAACCGGGGGAAGATCCTCGGCGTTGGAGCCATTTTACTGGCTGGCTGCGCAACCTTGTTTTTGATCCCGCTTCACACCTCCACGCTCCTGTGGTACGGCGGACTCGTGGCCATCTGCCTGCCGTGGTTTCTTGTTCCGTTGCAGGGGACCATCTTTGACATTATTGGTCGCCTTGATAATGAGACGAAAGACAACGCACGGTTAGAACACATTGTTATGCGCGAAACATTCTCCAATACTGGTCGAGTCATCGGGGTAAGCACGTTTCTTCTCTGGATTGCCGTCGATAGGTCGGGCAAGAGTATCGCCTACCTCGCCTTTTGCATTGGCCTGGTGCAGCTTGGTACTTGGTGGGTCATTCACCGTGTGAAAATGACGCAAACATCAAGCCGCGAGGCGAAGCTCGGTGCAGGCAGTGTCAGCAGTGCCAGCAGTGTCCGTGTCGGTGAAGCGGGCGCTCGTGCTCGTCGTGGAAATCGTGCTGGTGGTCACGATGAGGTCGGGGCGGGTATCGAAGATGGTGGCAAGAAGTCGTCGTGGAGAAATGGCCGCTGGCCGTCGCGGTGA
- a CDS encoding phosphatase PAP2 family protein: protein MRKLVQAIVQLELFEVVGLTASLAAIIIFVSHAREFDTFYGVHMFDIHILNAVVGVFENPMPWLFVGTMTLLAGLYLVIRWRRPHTSATLLYLIRIMMAFVVLMAIYKTVNFYIAAFNPFDRDAAIQQIDKSLFFGKLPSVWLEPYISKPLTYLFSGAYVSWFILTYATVLVMLRAGREAMRQYVSTALLTFYIGYFTYFLVPVIGPMYTVAYARHIGGITAFFAHDAALIARDCFPSLHTGISIVMAIIVWRYRRRFAWLYIPMAGLIISATIYLRIHYALDVFAGASLAVAMAQLTPMILRAWALMQERAFAGLTSLKGSTLGTEGVLSELTVQASSKS, encoded by the coding sequence ATGCGTAAACTGGTGCAAGCCATCGTCCAATTAGAGCTGTTTGAAGTGGTCGGCCTGACCGCGTCATTGGCTGCCATCATCATTTTCGTTTCACATGCGCGAGAGTTTGATACGTTCTACGGGGTCCATATGTTCGACATCCACATCCTCAATGCGGTCGTCGGCGTCTTCGAGAACCCCATGCCCTGGCTGTTTGTTGGAACAATGACGCTGCTCGCGGGACTATATCTGGTCATCCGCTGGCGACGTCCGCACACGTCAGCTACGCTCCTCTACCTGATTCGCATTATGATGGCTTTTGTCGTGCTCATGGCCATCTACAAAACCGTCAATTTTTACATCGCCGCGTTCAATCCATTTGACCGGGATGCCGCAATTCAACAGATTGACAAGAGCCTGTTCTTTGGGAAATTACCTTCCGTGTGGCTTGAGCCCTACATCTCAAAACCGCTGACCTACCTGTTCAGCGGCGCCTACGTGTCCTGGTTTATCCTCACGTACGCAACGGTACTCGTCATGCTGCGTGCCGGTCGCGAAGCGATGCGCCAGTACGTGTCCACTGCGCTGCTGACGTTTTACATTGGTTACTTCACCTATTTCCTTGTCCCCGTTATCGGTCCCATGTACACCGTGGCTTACGCCCGTCACATTGGCGGGATTACCGCATTTTTCGCACATGACGCTGCGCTCATCGCGCGGGATTGCTTCCCAAGTTTGCACACAGGCATCTCCATCGTCATGGCCATTATCGTTTGGCGGTATCGCCGACGGTTTGCATGGCTTTATATTCCAATGGCAGGACTCATCATCTCGGCCACCATCTATTTGCGCATCCACTATGCGCTGGACGTGTTTGCGGGAGCCAGCCTGGCCGTGGCCATGGCGCAACTGACACCCATGATTCTGCGTGCCTGGGCCTTGATGCAAGAACGCGCATTTGCGGGACTGACATCTCTGAAGGGGTCAACACTCGGTACAGAAGGCGTCTTGTCAGAGCTCACCGTGCAGGCTTCGTCCAAATCGTAA